The genomic interval TGTGCAGGTGGAGTACGCCAAACACGCGCCGGACGACATCCTCATGCGCGTGACCATCGAGAATCGCGCGGATCAGGCGGCCTCGCTCGATGTGCTGCCCCAAATCTGGGCGCGCAATTCGTGGTCTTGGAAGGAGAGCAACGACAAGCCCTCGCTCGTCGCCGGCACGGACCATAACGGCGGGGCGCAGGTGGTCGGGCACCAGCATGGGCATGAGCCGATTGTCGTGACGGCCTGGTCGAAAGACGTGCCGCAGGTGACGTGGCTCTTCTGCGAGAACGACACCAACGTCAAGCGCCTCTTCAACATGGACGGTGCTGGGCCGTTCAAAGACGGCTTCAACGACTATCTGGTGCATGGCGATGAACAGGCGATCCGCCGCGACACCGGCACTAAGGCCGGCGCGCATGCCGCGATCGAGCTCGAAGCGTATGGACGCGCCGTGGTGTACATGCGCTGGCGTCCGCAGTCGAGTCCTGACGACGTGCAACTCGATGCCGATGCGATCTTCGCGCGCCGCATCGCCGAGGCCGACGAATTCTATGGCGCGCTGCAACACGAGATCGCCGACCCCGACGCGCGGCTCGTGCAGCGTCAGGCGCTCGCCGGCATGCTGTGGTCGAAGCAGTACTACCAGTACGACGTGCAGCGCTGGCTCGAAGGCGATCCGCTTCAGCCGACGCCGCCCGCCAGTCGCAAACAAGGCCGCAATCGGGACTGGCGGCATCTGTGCAACGCGGACATCGTGTCGATGCCCGACAAGTGGGAATACCCGTGGTATGCATCATGGGACCTGGCGTTTCATGCGGCCGCGTTCGCGTTGATCGACCCGGCCTTCGCGAAGCGGCAACTGCTGTTGCTGGTGAAAGACCGCTATCAGCATCCGAACGGTCAGATTCCCGCCTATGAATGGGCGCTTGGCGACGCCAATCCGCCTGTGCATGCGTGGGCCGCGTGGCGCGTGTATGAAATTGACCGCGCGCTCACCGGCAAGGCGGATCGCGATTTTCTGGAACTTGTCTTCCATAAGCTACTGCTGAATTTCTCGTGGTGGGTGAATCGCAAGGACGCCGACGGCCACAATATTTTTCAGGGCGGCTTTCTCGGGCTGGATAACGTCGGGATTTTCGACCGCTCATCGCCGTTGCCTACCGGCGGGCACATCGATCAGTCCGACGGCACGGCCTGGATGGCCGCGTACGCGCTCGACCTGATGCGTATCGCGCTCGAACTCGCGTACGCCAATCATGTGTTCGTCGACATTGGCGTTAAGTTCTTCGAGCACTTTCTGTATATCGCCGAGGCGGTGAGTTGCGACGACGGCTGCGAAACCGGTCTCTGGGACAACGAGGACGAGTTCTTCTACGACAAGCTGCATCTGCCGGACGGGAGCAGCATTCCTATGCGGCTGCGTTCGATCGTGGGGCTGATTCCCCTATTCGCGGTGCACGTGCTCGAAGAGCGTCTGCACGGCGGCTTGCCGGGTCTGCGCGAACGGCTGGTCTGGTTCCTCGAGCATCGCCCCGATCTGGCGAAGCTGGTCTCGCGCTGGAACGAGCCGGGCAAAGGCAATGCGCTACTGCTCTCGCTATTGCGCGGGCATCGCATGAAAGCGTTGTTGCGCCGCGCGCTCGACGAAAGTGAATTCCTGTCCGATCATGGCGTGCGGGCGCTGTCGCAATACCATCGCGATCATCCGTTCGTGTTCAACCACAACGGCGACAGTTTTACCGTCAAATACTTGCCGGCCGAATCCGATACGCGTGTGTTCGGCGGCAATTCGAACTGGCGCGGTCCGATATGGATGCCGGTGAACTATCTGCTGATCGAATCGCTATACGAATTTCACCGCTATTACGGCGACGATTTCAAAGTCGAGTATCCGACTGGTTCGGGCGAGAAGTTCTCTCTGAGCCAGATTGCAGACGAACTGGCGCGCCGCTGCACCACGCTGTTTCTGAAGAACAAGGACGGCGAGCGTCCGGTAATGGGCGCTTACCCGCAATTGCAGGCCGATCCGCGTTCACGCGACCTGATCCTGTTCCACGAGTATTTCCACGGCGATAACGGGCGCGGCGTGGGCGCTTCGCATCAGACCGGCTGGACCGGGCTGGTTGCGTTGCTGTTGCAGCCGCGCGCGATGAGCGCGTCGGGCAACGTGCCGCTGGCGGGCGAAACGGATCAGGCGCCGATTCCGACGTCGCCTTCGGCGCAAGCCGCGGCGCCCGCATGCCCGGTCGAGGCGGCGCCGGCTGCCGAACCGGCGCATGCGTCGGCGAAGTAGCGCGCGGCGGCGGCACGTGCGAGTGAGGTGCGGCGAGCTTAGGTGAGGTTACACAAGCCATACAACGTCGCAAGGTGAGCAGGTTGCGTGGCCGTTTTTGAACTGTGTGGGTTCAAGCGTGGTCTTTCATGTATCACCACGTCCGTTCCATTGGTTTCCAAAAGTGAATCCCATGTCGACTACACCGAATACCCCAGCAGCCGATCGTCCCGCCGCCAGTCAACCGCCGAGCTGCAAAGTCAGCGCGAGCCCGCAGGAAGCGCCGGCCTCGCCGCCCGGCAAGCGGCCCGCGCCGCCGTGCACGCTGGTGATCTTCGGCGCCGGCGGAGACCTGACCAAGCGGTTGCTGATGCCGGCGCTGTACAACCTCGCGGTGGATGGCCTGCTCGACGATGGAATGAAAATCATCGGCGTGAATCATGGCGAACGCGAGACGAGCGCGTGGCGCGAAGATCTGCACAAGTCGCTCGAACAGTTCGCTGCCGACAAGGCCAGCACCTTTCACGCCGGCAAGCTCGACGACAAGGCGTGGGACTGGGTCGCGCAACGCCTCGAATACATGGCCGGTGAATTCGAAACCGACGATACTTTCACGAAGCTCAAGCAAAAGCTCGAACAGACGCCGGGCGGCAACGTGATCTTCTATCTCGCGGTCAGTTCGCGCTTCTTCAAACCGATCGTCGAGCATCTCGGCAAGGCGGGTCTGCTGAAAGAGGGCGACGGCGGCGGCTTCCGCCGGATCGTGATCGAGAAACCGTTCGGCACCGATCTCGCTTCGGCCAAAGACCTGAACGCGCACATCCTGTCGTATGCAAAAGAAGAGCAGGTGTATCGCATCGATCACTTTCTCGGCAAGGACACCGTACAGAGCATTCTCGCGGTGCGCTTCGCCAACGCGCTGTTCGAACCCGTGTGGCGGCGCGAATATATCGACTGCGTGCAGATCACGGCGGCGGAAACCATCGGCGTGGAAGGGCGCGGCAAGTTCTACGAACAGACCGGCGCGTTCCGCGACATGGTCCCGAACCACCTGTTCCAGTTGCTCGGCATGGTCGCCATGGAACCGCCCAATTCGTTCGACGCCGAAGCCGTGCGCGACAAGAAGGCCGAAATCTTTGACGCGATCAAGCCGTTGACGCCGGACGACGTCGTGTTCGGTCAATACCAAAAGGGGCCGGCCGGCATCGGCTACCTCGAAGAGCCGGACGTCGCACCGAACAGCACGACGGAAACCTACGCCGCGGCGCGCGTGTTCGTCGAGAACTGGCGCTGGGCCGGCGTGCCGTTCTATCTGCGCACCGGCAAACGCCTGGCCGCGCGTCGCACGGAAATCTCGGTGCAACTGAAGCCGGTGCCGTTCCGCCTGTTCCGCGACACACCCGTCGACGCGCTCACGCCGAACGTGCTGACCTTGCGTATCGATCCGGCGCACGGTACGAGCTTCGACTTCAATGTGAAAACGCCGGGGCCGGTCATGCAGATCGGCGCGGTGCAGTCGTCGTTCGACTATGGCGACTTCTTCGCGGAACGCGCCAACGTCGGTTATGAAACCTTGCTCTACGATTGCATGCTCGGCGACGAGACGCTGTTTCAGCGCGCCGACAGCATTGAAACGAGCTGGTGTGCGGTGGATGACGTGCTGCATCCGAAAACCGGCGGCGCGGTGCCGGTGCATGGCTATGCGGCCGGCAGCGAAGGCCCCGCGGAAGCCGACGCGCTATTGGCGCGCGACGGTCACGCATGGCGGCCATTGAAACGGGATGCTGTGCAGAAGAAGTAATTCAACGACGAGTCGCACCAACACAATCGGGGGACACCGTGGTGACACGCAAGACGACACGTAAGGCGGCGACGAAGACGCCGGGTAAGACGGCAAGCAAAGCGCCAGCGAATGCGGCGCTTAAACGGTCAAATAAGCCGTCAACTAAGCTGTCAACTGAGCCGTCAACTGAGCCGTCAACTGAGCCGTCAACTGAGCCGTCAACTACGCCGAGAGTGACAAGCAGCACCGAGCGGATTCTGGCGATCGACGTCGGCGGCACGGGTTTGAAAGCCGCGATCATCGACGCGGACGGCAACATGAAAACCGAGCGTTTGCGGGTGGCGACGCCGCATCCGTGCACGCCGGATCAACTCGTGGACGCGCTGGCGAAGCTGGTTGCACCGCTTGTCGAACAGGACCCGCCTACGCTGATGTCGATCGGCTTTCCGGGCGTGGTGCGCAACAACCGCATTCTGACCGCGCCGCATTTCGGCGTGGAAGGCTGGCATGACATTCCGCTCGCCGATTCGCTGGCGCAGCGCTTGGGCGGCCTGCCGGTGCGCATGATCAACGACGCCGAGATGCAGGGCTTCGCCGCGATCGAAGGACAAGGCCTTGAATTCGTGCTGACGCTCGGCACGGGCGCGGGCACGGCGATGTTCCGCGACGGCGAGTTGATGCCTCATCTGGAACTGGCGCATCACCCCGTCAGCAAGAAAGGCGTGGCGTACGACGAATACATCGGCGACGCGGCGCGTGAAAAAGCCGGGAATAAACGCTGGAATCGGCGCGTTGAGAAGGTGATCGGGATTCTGAGTACGCTCGTGAACTACGACAAGCTGTGGATCGGCGGCGGCAACGCGGCGCGCCTCAAGTTCGATCTGCCGGCGAACGTCGCCACCGTTTCGAACGATGCAGGCATCGAAGGCGGCGCGCGCCTATGGCATCCGAGATCCGTGCGCGAAACGCGGCAACTGCCGGAAGCGAATGAGCGGACGGGCCGCTTCAAGTGATGTTGGACTACCGCTGAACCCTGGCCGGAGTCAGAAACGATGATTGGCAGCTATCGCTTCGGCGTCGCACGACGCCTGTTACCGGTCGGTGTGTCCGCCGCGCTGGCGCTTGCCGCGGTGCATGTCGTGGCGGCAGAAGTTTTCGTGGTGTCGTCGCCGGGACTGGCCGACGGCGGCACGCTGGATTCGAGCCACGCGGCGAGCGCGAACAATTGCGGCGGCGGCAATGTATCGCCGGCCCTGCAATGGCGCAACGCGCCCGCCGGCACGAAGAGTTATGCGGTGACCCTTTTCGACCCCGACGGCGCGAAGGGTCTGGGAATCGTGCACTGGGTGCTATATGGCGTCGCGCCATCGACGACGTCGCTCGACGCCGGCGCCAGCCAGCCGCCCGGCAGCGTCGCCGGCACAAATCGGACGGGCGGCACGGGCTATTACGGACCCTGCCCGCCGGTGGGCGACAATCCGCATCACTACGTTGCGCAAGTCTATGCGCTCGATCTGCCGCCGGATGCATTGCCGCCAGGTTTGACGCGGGACGCGTTGTTCGCCGCAATCAAGGATCACGTGATTGCGGCAACGAGCACGGTGCTGCGTTACGGGCGATGAACGCTGCGGCCTTCACCGCCCGGTTGAACAAGCTCATCGCGCCGCGTCGCCCCAGCGATATTCCACACTCGCTTCGTCGAGCTGCGTCTTGATTTGTTCGTCGAGCACGAGTTCGGACGCCGCGAGCGTGTCGCTCAATTGCTCGACGCGGCTCGCGCCGATAATCGCAGACGTGACGAGCGGATTGGCCAGCACCCAGGCGAGCGAAACCCGCGTCAACGATTCGCCGGTCGGCGCAACGATCGTTTTCAATTGCTCGATGGTCTCGAACTCGCGTTTGTGCCAGTACCGTTGCTGATACATCGCGCCGGCCTTGCCGACGGTTTCGGTGAACCGGCCGGACGTGGGCGCCGAGTCTAGTTGATGCTTGCCCGTGAGCAGGCCGCCCGCGAGCGGGTTGTACGGCATCACGGCCAATTGCTCTTCGGCGGCGAGCGGCAACAATTCACGCTCGATCTGGCGGAACAGCAAGTTATAGCGAGGCTGCACGGAGACGAAGCGCGCCACGCGCAGCACATCGGCACGGCCCAACGCGCGCGCCAGCCGATACGCGAGAAAGTTCGACACGCCGATATAGCGCGCCTTGCCTGAGCGGACGATCACGTCGAGCGCCTCGAGCGTTTCGTCTAGCGGCGTATTCGCGTCGTCGGAGTGGAGCTGGTAGAGATCCACGTAATCCGTGCCGAGGCGTTGCAGCGAGGCGTCGATCGCATCCAGCAGATGTTTGCGCGACGCGCCTTGATCCCACGCGGACGGCCCCATCTTGCCCACCGCTTTGGTCGCCAGAATGAAGCGCTCGCGTTTGCCCTTCAGCCATTGCCCGACGATCTCTTCCGTGCGGCCGGCGAGGTTTTCCGTGCCGCCGAGCGGATACACGTTGGCCGTGTCGATGAAGTTCACGCCGGCATCTGCCGCCGTGTCGAGAATGCGATGCGAGGCATCTTCTTCGGTCTGCAGGCCGAAAGTCATCGTGCCGAGACATAGGCGCGACACGGTCAGGCCGGTACGGCCGAATTTGCGGTATTGCATGTCAACTCCGGGGATGAACGGAACAGTTCGATAAGCAGTGTTGCAAAAAGGATAAACCGAGTCGGGATTGAGTGCTGGCCGCAGATGCGGCCAATTGTTATTTAATTGAAAGCTTTCTGGCGGCGTCTTTTTGACTTTCGGTGTTGAAAGCCTTTCCTTTCAACGCCCTTAATATTACAAATGCGTAAGAAAGTGTCGTCAGAGCGCCCTTGAAAATTACAAAGTGCCTACATACGTAAGAAACAAAAACAATTCTGTTACTAGGGGTAAGCAATATCGCGATTGATGCGGTTTTATGCGTGTGGAATGATAGCGATTCTCATTTAACCACCAGCCAGCCATCCCGTCGTCGGTGCCTTTGCGCACGAGACCGGCAGCCAGCCAATTGCGACTTTGCCGTCGTTCGATCTCAGACATGCGAATCCGGCAAACGCATCTCCGACGGGAATTCCCATGTTCAACCACACGCCGCTTGCGACTGCGTTAGCGTTAGCTTTTGCCGTTCCCTTTGCGACTCCGGCGGTCGCGCAGACTGCTCCGCAAACCACTTCGCAGCCGCCGGCCGCGAATGCAAATGCGACGATAACCACCGCAGCCGACGCCGGCAGCTTGCCCACCATCGGCGTGGCGGCGCAAGCAGAACAACAGGACTTCCAGGCAGAGCGTGCGACGGTCGGTGCAAAGACGCCCACGGCGCTGCGCGACATTCCGCAGACCGTCACCGTCATCAATAAGGCCGTGCTGCAATCGCAAGGCGCCACTTCGTTCCAGGACGCGTTGCGCAATGCGCCGGGCGTGACGATCGGCGCGGCCGAAGGCGGCCAGATCGGCAACAACATCAACCTGCGCGGCTTCACCGCACAGAACGACATCTACCTGGACGGCTTCCGCGATCGCAACCAGTACTATCGCGACACCTTCGACCTCGAAGAACTCGAAGTGCTGTACGGCCCGTCGTCGATGCTGTTCGGCCGCGGCTCGACGGGCGGCGTGATCAACCAGGTCAGCAAGAAAGCGAACCTGCACGATTCGGCGGAAGTCACGGGCATGATCGGCACGGACGCCAAATATCGCAGCACGGTCGACGTGAACCACAAGCTGACGGATACCTCGGCGATTCGCCTGAACGCGTTCGGCCAAAGTCTCGGTTCGACGCGCGACGAGATGAAGAACAAGGACTACGGCATCGCGCCGGAAGTGCGCTTCGGCATCGGCACGCCGACCGAAGTGACGATCTCCGCGCTGATCCAGCACAACTACGACATGCCGGACTACGGCGTGCAGGCGTTGAACGGCCGCCCGTCGCCGGTGCCGAAGAACACGTTCTACGGCTTGACCACCGACCGCACGATCCAGGACATCCAGACCGTCACGGCTGGGATCAAGCACAAGTTCTCGGACAACCTGATCCTGACGAACCAGACGCAGTTCTCGCACTCGATGACCGACGCGCGCGAAACCGCGCCGCAAGCGGTGCTGACGGGACCGCTCGCCACCAGCCCCGCGTTGAGCAACGGCAATTTTACGAAGCTGTCGCCGTCGCAACTGTTCATCAAGTTGCAAAGCCACGACCGTGTGATCGAGAACCACTCGCTCTACAACGACACGATGCTGCAATACAAGTTCGTCACTGGCCCGATCAAGCACGATTTGATCGCCGGCGTCGACCTCGGCCACGACAGCTATTCGAACCAGGCGCAAACCCGCGGTAACTTGCCGGTCGTGTCGATGGTGAACCCGGCGTATCTGTCCAACCCTGCCGGTGTGACCACCACGGTCGGCAACTACGCCGATTCCGGCTCGAACGAAATCGGCGCGTACGTGAACGACACCGTGTCGATCGGCCAGCAGTGGAAGGTGATTGGCGGATTGCGTTGGGATCGCTTCCAGGCACAGATTCACAACACGATCAGCGCGCCGAGCTACGCGACGCAAACCAACTTCTTCACCAGCGTGCGCGCCGGCGTGATTTATCAGCCGACCGACTGGCAGTCGTACTACGTGTCATACGGCACGTCGTTCAACCCGTCGCTCGAAGCGCTGACGGTGACCAACCTTACGCAGAACCTCGCACCTGAGTCGACCAAGTCGTACGAAGTCGGCGGCAAATGGGATCTGCTCGGCGGCAATCTCTCGGTGACGTCGTCGTTCTTCCGCGAAGAAAAGACCAACGCGCGCACGCAAGTTTCGCCGACCGAATACGAACTCGACGGCGACGTTCGCGTCGACGGATTCCAGGCCGGCGTGACGGGCCACATTACCGACAAGTGGCAAGTGTTCGGCGGCTACACGTACATGGACGCCATCATCCTGAAGGCGCGCGACGGTACGCAAGGGCACGTGCCGGCCAACACGCCGCGCAATACGCTGACGTTCTGGACCACTTACGCGATCACGCCGCACTGGGAAATCGGCGGCGGTCCGACGTATATGTCGCCGCGCTATGCATCGAATACGAACTACGTGCAGGTGCCGGGCTACACGCGCTGGGATGCGACCGCTGCCTATCACGCGAAGAAATACGACGTGCGCCTGAACCTGTTGAACATGACCAACAAGTATTACTACGACGCGCTGATCCCGTCCGACGGCGGCCGGTCCGTGCCGGGTATCGGCCGCACTTTGCTGGCGACGTTCGACTACCGCTTCTGATACGCGTTGAAGGGATGCGTTAGGCTTGCCGTTTCCAAGAACGGCAAGCCGACGCAAAGAGGAAACACCATGTTGTTGCACATACCGAACGTACTGAACGCCGAGCAGTTGCGGCTCGTGCGCGAGCGGCTCGACCAGGCCGGCGACGCCTGGGTCGACGGCCGCGCGACCGCCGGCTATCAGGGCGCGCCCGTCAAACGCAATCAGCAGATCGCCGAGCACACGCCGGTTGCGCGTGAACTGGGCGATGTGATTCTCGCCTCGATCGAACGCAACCCGCTGTTCATCAGCGCGGTGTTGCCGAACCAGGTGTATCCGCCGCTGTTCAACCGGTACGAAGGCGGCATGCAGTTCGGCAGTCACGTCGACGGAGCCGTGCGCGTGCTGCCCAATGGCGTGAAGCTGCGCACCGACGTCTCGGTGACGCTGTTCATTTCCGATCCCGCCGACTACGACGGCGGCGAACTCGTGATCGAAGACACGTACGGCGTGCAGCAGGTCAAATTGCCGGCCGGCGACATGATCGTCTATCCGGCGACGAGTTTGCATCAGGTCACGCCGGTCACGCGCGGCGCGCGGATCGCGAGTTTCTTCTGGGTGCAAAGCCTCGTGCGCAGCGACACACAGCGCGCGATGCTGTTCGACATGGACACCGCGATTCAACGGCTGAATGCCAGTCACGCCGACGATACTGCGCGCCGCAGCCTCGTCGGCATCTATCACAATCTGTTGCGAACCTGGAGTGAAACGTGAGCGTACCCGAGGCTATCGATGTTCAAGCGCCCGCGGGCATCGACCGAACGACGCGCGAGCCGCAGCGGCTCGACAACGACGAATTGAAAGCGCGGCAGCAGCGTTCGCGCCGCGCCACTTTCGTCAAATGGCTGCGCAAGGTGCATGGCTGGGTCGGCTTGTGGGGCGCGGCGCTGGGTTTGCTGTTCGGCACCACGGGGTTCCTGCTGAACCATCGCGGCGGACCGCTCAAAGTGTCGACCGGCGAGCCGCAAGTGGCAATGCTGCAGGTGCCGTTGCCGCAACCCGCGCCGGAAACGCCGCGTGAGTTGGGCAAATGGCTCAAGCACGAACTGAAACTGGCGGGCACGCCCGGGCGCGTGCAGAAAGAGCCGGCTCATCCGGTGGCATGGGGCGAGCGCAGCGTCGTCCAGCCGGAGCACTGGCAGCTCAATTTCGCGTCGCCGCATGAGAACACGTCCGCCGAGTACTGGGTGGGCAACGGCTATGTGACGGTCAAGCGCAGCGAGAACACGTTTCTCGCGATGCTGACTAACCTGCACAAGGGCGTGGGCCTGAGCGTCGGCTGGGTGCTGCTGATCGATACGCTCGCGGGCAGCATCATCTTGCTGTCGCTCACCGGCGTTCTGCTCTGGACGGAGTTGAACAAGCGCAAGACCATCGGCGCGGTGTTGGTGCTGGGCTCGATCGTCGCTGCGGTGTGTGTGGGCCTGCTGTAAAGACATTGCAAGCCCGCAATGATCGAAGAAACCCGGTCGCGCGCCGAAGGCGTGGCGATCGGGAAAATTGCCTCTGCGCACGCATTGCGTCGAGGTACGTTTTACCTGCAGGTCGGTTTCATTTCGCGGCGTTTCATCCACTCCGCACAATCCTCCGCATAACGCTCACTCCCATGCCGCGAAAAGCCCGCTGCTTGGGGTTTCGGCGCGTCGTCTCAACTTCCTCCGGCACACCGCTACGTGCGAGAATCGCGCTACATTAATTGCGTGGTGATCGTTAGCCATCCGTCGTATCAGGCACCGCTTTTGCAATAGCGGTCCGCACGAATATGACCCGCCGCGTCGAGGAGATCGCGTTGAAACAGCCGGACCGCTTCATGTCGGATGCACCGCTCGTCGGCTCGGCCGCCCCGTCCTTCCTTGCCGGCGGCGGCGAACTGGGCGCGCTGATCCGCGCCTACGACTGGACGCAGACAGCGCTCGGCGCGCCCGACACCTGGCCACAAGGTCTGAAGATCGCGATCCGCATCATGCTCACGTCGCGTCAGCCGCTGTGGATCGGCTGGGGCGACGAGCTGCTCTATTTTTACAACGATCCGTATAAATCGATCATCGGCGGCAAGCATCCGGTCGCGCTTGGTCAACCGACCCGCGTCGTATGGCGGGAAATCTGGACTGACATCGAGCCGCTTCTGGATACAGCGCTGGCGGGCGCCGAAGGCATCTTCGTCGAACAGAAGCTGCTCATCATGGAGCGCAACGGCTTTCCCGAGGAAACGTATTACACCTTCTCGTACAGCCCGATTCCCGGCGAGGACGGCGAACCGGGCGGGATCATCTGCGCCAACAGCGACAACACGGCGCAGGTGGTCGGCGAACGGCAATTGGCGCTGTTGAAGGAGCTGGCGGCGGTCAGCCCGAACGGCCGCGACTGGCGCGAGGCGTGCGAACTCAGCGCGCGCGCGTTGCAGGCGAATCCGCAAGACCTGCCCTTTGCGCTGCTTTATGCGGCCGAACCCGGCAGCGATACGGTCACGCTGGTCGGCGCGTGCGGCATCGAGCCGGGCCATCCGGCGGCGCCGCAGACGATGCGCGTCGGTGAATCGCTTTGGCCGATCGCCGACGTCGTCAAGATCCAGGCGCCGCAGATGGTGCGCGACTTGACGCAGCGTTTCGGCACCGCGTTGCCGAGGGGACCGTGGCATCTCGCGCCGGAGCAGGCGGTCATCCTGCCGGTGTCGGCCGGCAGCGAGTCGACGCAGACGGTGCTGCTGATCGCCGGCCTGAATCCTTGCCGCCTGGTTGACGACGCCTACCGCAGCTTC from Paraburkholderia phytofirmans PsJN carries:
- a CDS encoding TonB-dependent receptor yields the protein MFNHTPLATALALAFAVPFATPAVAQTAPQTTSQPPAANANATITTAADAGSLPTIGVAAQAEQQDFQAERATVGAKTPTALRDIPQTVTVINKAVLQSQGATSFQDALRNAPGVTIGAAEGGQIGNNINLRGFTAQNDIYLDGFRDRNQYYRDTFDLEELEVLYGPSSMLFGRGSTGGVINQVSKKANLHDSAEVTGMIGTDAKYRSTVDVNHKLTDTSAIRLNAFGQSLGSTRDEMKNKDYGIAPEVRFGIGTPTEVTISALIQHNYDMPDYGVQALNGRPSPVPKNTFYGLTTDRTIQDIQTVTAGIKHKFSDNLILTNQTQFSHSMTDARETAPQAVLTGPLATSPALSNGNFTKLSPSQLFIKLQSHDRVIENHSLYNDTMLQYKFVTGPIKHDLIAGVDLGHDSYSNQAQTRGNLPVVSMVNPAYLSNPAGVTTTVGNYADSGSNEIGAYVNDTVSIGQQWKVIGGLRWDRFQAQIHNTISAPSYATQTNFFTSVRAGVIYQPTDWQSYYVSYGTSFNPSLEALTVTNLTQNLAPESTKSYEVGGKWDLLGGNLSVTSSFFREEKTNARTQVSPTEYELDGDVRVDGFQAGVTGHITDKWQVFGGYTYMDAIILKARDGTQGHVPANTPRNTLTFWTTYAITPHWEIGGGPTYMSPRYASNTNYVQVPGYTRWDATAAYHAKKYDVRLNLLNMTNKYYYDALIPSDGGRSVPGIGRTLLATFDYRF
- a CDS encoding ROK family protein yields the protein MTSSTERILAIDVGGTGLKAAIIDADGNMKTERLRVATPHPCTPDQLVDALAKLVAPLVEQDPPTLMSIGFPGVVRNNRILTAPHFGVEGWHDIPLADSLAQRLGGLPVRMINDAEMQGFAAIEGQGLEFVLTLGTGAGTAMFRDGELMPHLELAHHPVSKKGVAYDEYIGDAAREKAGNKRWNRRVEKVIGILSTLVNYDKLWIGGGNAARLKFDLPANVATVSNDAGIEGGARLWHPRSVRETRQLPEANERTGRFK
- the zwf gene encoding glucose-6-phosphate dehydrogenase: MSTTPNTPAADRPAASQPPSCKVSASPQEAPASPPGKRPAPPCTLVIFGAGGDLTKRLLMPALYNLAVDGLLDDGMKIIGVNHGERETSAWREDLHKSLEQFAADKASTFHAGKLDDKAWDWVAQRLEYMAGEFETDDTFTKLKQKLEQTPGGNVIFYLAVSSRFFKPIVEHLGKAGLLKEGDGGGFRRIVIEKPFGTDLASAKDLNAHILSYAKEEQVYRIDHFLGKDTVQSILAVRFANALFEPVWRREYIDCVQITAAETIGVEGRGKFYEQTGAFRDMVPNHLFQLLGMVAMEPPNSFDAEAVRDKKAEIFDAIKPLTPDDVVFGQYQKGPAGIGYLEEPDVAPNSTTETYAAARVFVENWRWAGVPFYLRTGKRLAARRTEISVQLKPVPFRLFRDTPVDALTPNVLTLRIDPAHGTSFDFNVKTPGPVMQIGAVQSSFDYGDFFAERANVGYETLLYDCMLGDETLFQRADSIETSWCAVDDVLHPKTGGAVPVHGYAAGSEGPAEADALLARDGHAWRPLKRDAVQKK
- a CDS encoding MGH1-like glycoside hydrolase domain-containing protein, with translation MPPLRAANLLATIEGSRLHSADCAHWQRWGPYLSERQWGTVREDYSPDGTAWDYFPHDHARSRAYRWGEDGIAGFGDDKLSWCVSLALWNRKDAILKERLFGVTNAQGNHGEDVKELYFYVDGTPTHSYMRMLYKYPHAAYPYDDLVQENARRGGDMPEYEILDTGVFDDSRYFDVQVEYAKHAPDDILMRVTIENRADQAASLDVLPQIWARNSWSWKESNDKPSLVAGTDHNGGAQVVGHQHGHEPIVVTAWSKDVPQVTWLFCENDTNVKRLFNMDGAGPFKDGFNDYLVHGDEQAIRRDTGTKAGAHAAIELEAYGRAVVYMRWRPQSSPDDVQLDADAIFARRIAEADEFYGALQHEIADPDARLVQRQALAGMLWSKQYYQYDVQRWLEGDPLQPTPPASRKQGRNRDWRHLCNADIVSMPDKWEYPWYASWDLAFHAAAFALIDPAFAKRQLLLLVKDRYQHPNGQIPAYEWALGDANPPVHAWAAWRVYEIDRALTGKADRDFLELVFHKLLLNFSWWVNRKDADGHNIFQGGFLGLDNVGIFDRSSPLPTGGHIDQSDGTAWMAAYALDLMRIALELAYANHVFVDIGVKFFEHFLYIAEAVSCDDGCETGLWDNEDEFFYDKLHLPDGSSIPMRLRSIVGLIPLFAVHVLEERLHGGLPGLRERLVWFLEHRPDLAKLVSRWNEPGKGNALLLSLLRGHRMKALLRRALDESEFLSDHGVRALSQYHRDHPFVFNHNGDSFTVKYLPAESDTRVFGGNSNWRGPIWMPVNYLLIESLYEFHRYYGDDFKVEYPTGSGEKFSLSQIADELARRCTTLFLKNKDGERPVMGAYPQLQADPRSRDLILFHEYFHGDNGRGVGASHQTGWTGLVALLLQPRAMSASGNVPLAGETDQAPIPTSPSAQAAAPACPVEAAPAAEPAHASAK
- a CDS encoding aldo/keto reductase yields the protein MQYRKFGRTGLTVSRLCLGTMTFGLQTEEDASHRILDTAADAGVNFIDTANVYPLGGTENLAGRTEEIVGQWLKGKRERFILATKAVGKMGPSAWDQGASRKHLLDAIDASLQRLGTDYVDLYQLHSDDANTPLDETLEALDVIVRSGKARYIGVSNFLAYRLARALGRADVLRVARFVSVQPRYNLLFRQIERELLPLAAEEQLAVMPYNPLAGGLLTGKHQLDSAPTSGRFTETVGKAGAMYQQRYWHKREFETIEQLKTIVAPTGESLTRVSLAWVLANPLVTSAIIGASRVEQLSDTLAASELVLDEQIKTQLDEASVEYRWGDAAR
- a CDS encoding PepSY-associated TM helix domain-containing protein encodes the protein MSVPEAIDVQAPAGIDRTTREPQRLDNDELKARQQRSRRATFVKWLRKVHGWVGLWGAALGLLFGTTGFLLNHRGGPLKVSTGEPQVAMLQVPLPQPAPETPRELGKWLKHELKLAGTPGRVQKEPAHPVAWGERSVVQPEHWQLNFASPHENTSAEYWVGNGYVTVKRSENTFLAMLTNLHKGVGLSVGWVLLIDTLAGSIILLSLTGVLLWTELNKRKTIGAVLVLGSIVAAVCVGLL
- a CDS encoding Fe2+-dependent dioxygenase, with protein sequence MLLHIPNVLNAEQLRLVRERLDQAGDAWVDGRATAGYQGAPVKRNQQIAEHTPVARELGDVILASIERNPLFISAVLPNQVYPPLFNRYEGGMQFGSHVDGAVRVLPNGVKLRTDVSVTLFISDPADYDGGELVIEDTYGVQQVKLPAGDMIVYPATSLHQVTPVTRGARIASFFWVQSLVRSDTQRAMLFDMDTAIQRLNASHADDTARRSLVGIYHNLLRTWSET
- a CDS encoding YbhB/YbcL family Raf kinase inhibitor-like protein → MIGSYRFGVARRLLPVGVSAALALAAVHVVAAEVFVVSSPGLADGGTLDSSHAASANNCGGGNVSPALQWRNAPAGTKSYAVTLFDPDGAKGLGIVHWVLYGVAPSTTSLDAGASQPPGSVAGTNRTGGTGYYGPCPPVGDNPHHYVAQVYALDLPPDALPPGLTRDALFAAIKDHVIAATSTVLRYGR